From one Luteipulveratus mongoliensis genomic stretch:
- a CDS encoding magnesium transporter MgtE N-terminal domain-containing protein yields the protein MSMIRVFVARMAGLKVFDPLGDQVGRVRDVVVTFSGPQRARAIGLVTEVPGRRRVFVPMTRVTSIDAGAVITTGLVNMRRFEQRANETLVCAEILDRGVSVHSPDGDYDGVVEDVAIEQNARRDWMAVKVFVRQRGGASTATRAVSRLTRRRTGATALVDIEDVTGLHEQAAAQSAERLLETYDDLRVADLAEVIHDLNPKRRAEVAAALNDDKLADVLEELPEDDQVEIIVGLSTERAADVLEAMEPDDAADLLADLPPSKAEELLQLMEPDEAAPLRRLLEYDENTAGGLMTTEPVILGPEATIAEALALVRRVELAPALASSIYVCRPPLEPPTGRYVGMVHTQRLLREPPHTAVGQVVDKTVEPIPPDAPLGRVTRTLATYNLVGVPVVDDAGHLLGAVTVDDVLDHILPADWREERHEIDPGNQPSPTR from the coding sequence ATGAGCATGATCCGCGTCTTCGTCGCCCGGATGGCCGGGCTCAAGGTCTTCGACCCCCTGGGTGACCAGGTGGGTCGAGTTCGCGATGTCGTCGTCACGTTCAGCGGACCGCAGCGAGCGCGCGCCATCGGGCTGGTCACCGAGGTCCCGGGCCGGCGCCGTGTCTTCGTACCGATGACCAGGGTCACCTCGATCGATGCTGGTGCGGTCATCACGACCGGCCTGGTCAACATGCGTCGCTTCGAGCAGCGCGCCAACGAGACGCTGGTCTGCGCCGAGATCCTCGACCGCGGCGTGAGCGTGCACTCCCCCGACGGCGACTACGACGGCGTCGTAGAGGACGTCGCCATCGAGCAGAACGCGCGGCGCGACTGGATGGCCGTCAAGGTCTTCGTACGCCAGCGCGGCGGCGCGTCCACCGCGACGCGGGCAGTCTCGCGACTCACGCGACGTCGTACGGGCGCCACGGCTCTCGTGGACATCGAGGACGTGACGGGCTTGCACGAGCAGGCGGCCGCGCAGAGCGCCGAGCGGCTGCTGGAGACCTACGACGACCTGCGGGTCGCCGACCTCGCCGAGGTCATCCACGACCTCAACCCCAAGCGTCGCGCCGAGGTCGCCGCGGCGCTGAACGACGACAAGCTCGCCGACGTCCTCGAGGAGCTGCCCGAGGACGACCAGGTCGAGATCATCGTCGGGCTCAGCACCGAGCGCGCAGCGGATGTTCTAGAGGCTATGGAGCCCGACGACGCCGCGGACCTCCTGGCCGACCTGCCACCGAGCAAGGCCGAGGAGCTGCTCCAGCTGATGGAGCCGGACGAGGCCGCTCCCCTGCGTCGCCTGCTGGAGTACGACGAGAACACCGCCGGTGGACTCATGACCACCGAGCCGGTCATTCTCGGCCCCGAGGCGACCATCGCCGAAGCCCTCGCGCTCGTACGACGGGTGGAGCTGGCGCCGGCCCTCGCCTCCTCCATCTATGTCTGCCGGCCGCCCCTTGAGCCGCCGACCGGGCGATACGTGGGGATGGTCCACACCCAACGCCTGCTGCGCGAGCCTCCGCACACCGCGGTCGGTCAGGTCGTGGACAAGACCGTCGAACCGATCCCTCCCGATGCACCGCTCGGGCGGGTCACGCGCACTCTCGCGACCTACAACCTGGTCGGGGTGCCCGTCGTGGACGATGCCGGCCACCTGCTCGGCGCGGTCACCGTGGACGACGTGCTCGACCACATCCTGCCCGCGGACTGGCGTGAGGAACGTCACGAGATCGATCCGGGGAACCAACCCAGCCCAACACGATGA
- a CDS encoding DUF1003 domain-containing protein, protein MTERPTEERPRGRDKAERTRLRSGGRREVSRLDQPRELRRQFLPNVPISNERFGILSEKFARFMGTATFLIWMTIFVAAWLIWNTFAPQSAQFDPRSLNYTLLTLILSLQASYAAPLILLAQNRQDDRDKVGLEQDRARDERNLADTEFLTREVASLRLAMRDTATRDFVRSELRSLLEEMEERGYLRTEPEASEEPDRPTA, encoded by the coding sequence ATGACCGAACGACCCACCGAGGAGCGTCCACGGGGGCGTGACAAGGCTGAGCGCACCCGTCTGCGCTCCGGCGGGCGGCGAGAGGTGAGCCGGCTGGACCAGCCGCGCGAGCTGCGCCGCCAGTTCCTGCCCAACGTGCCGATCAGCAACGAACGCTTCGGCATCCTGAGCGAGAAGTTCGCCCGCTTCATGGGCACCGCGACCTTCTTGATCTGGATGACGATCTTCGTGGCGGCCTGGCTCATCTGGAACACCTTCGCGCCCCAGTCGGCCCAGTTCGACCCACGATCGCTCAACTACACCCTGCTGACGCTGATCCTGTCGCTGCAGGCGTCGTACGCCGCTCCCCTCATCCTGCTCGCCCAGAACCGCCAGGACGACCGCGACAAGGTGGGTCTGGAGCAGGACCGCGCCCGCGACGAGCGCAACCTGGCTGACACCGAGTTCTTGACCCGTGAGGTTGCCTCGTTGCGCCTGGCCATGCGCGACACCGCGACCCGTGACTTCGTCCGGTCCGAGCTGCGCTCGCTGCTGGAGGAGATGGAAGAACGCGGCTACCTGCGGACCGAGCCCGAGGCCTCCGAGGAGCCCGACCGTCCCACCGCGTGA
- a CDS encoding Mrp/NBP35 family ATP-binding protein, with amino-acid sequence MSAAPSQDSVLAALATVDDPEIKKPITELGMVESVDITETGHVTVTVLLTISGCPMKAQLTERTTQAVQKVAGVTGVEVRLGVMSDEQRTALKEQLRGGAPEREIPFAQPGSLTRVYAVASGKGGVGKSSVTVNLAAALAEQGLSVGVVDADVYGFSVPRMLGVEQKPTQVDDMILPPISHDVKVISIGMFVPGNQPVVWRGPMLHRALQQFLGDVFWGDLDVLLLDLPPGTGDIAISVAQLIPGAEILVVTTPQQAAAEVAERAGAIALQTKQRVAGVIENMSWLELPDGSRQELFGAGGGQTVADSLTRSIGAEVPLLGQIPIDVRLREGADSGMPVVLGEPTSAAAVALRGIAKGLGARSRGLAGRSLGLTPAGR; translated from the coding sequence ATGTCTGCAGCACCTTCCCAGGACTCAGTCCTGGCGGCCCTGGCCACCGTCGACGACCCCGAGATCAAGAAGCCCATCACCGAGCTGGGCATGGTGGAGTCCGTCGACATCACTGAGACCGGCCACGTCACGGTCACGGTGCTGCTCACCATCTCCGGCTGTCCGATGAAGGCGCAGCTCACCGAACGCACCACCCAGGCCGTCCAGAAGGTCGCCGGCGTGACCGGCGTCGAGGTGCGACTGGGCGTGATGAGCGACGAGCAGCGCACCGCGCTCAAGGAGCAGCTGCGCGGCGGAGCCCCCGAGCGCGAGATCCCCTTCGCCCAGCCGGGGTCGCTGACACGCGTGTACGCCGTCGCCTCCGGCAAGGGTGGTGTCGGCAAGTCGTCCGTGACGGTCAACCTGGCCGCCGCCCTGGCGGAGCAGGGCTTGTCGGTGGGCGTCGTTGACGCGGACGTCTACGGCTTCTCCGTGCCCCGCATGCTCGGGGTGGAGCAGAAGCCGACCCAGGTCGATGACATGATCCTGCCGCCTATCAGCCACGACGTGAAGGTCATCTCGATCGGCATGTTCGTCCCGGGCAACCAGCCTGTCGTGTGGCGTGGCCCGATGCTGCACCGTGCGCTGCAGCAGTTCCTGGGTGACGTGTTCTGGGGCGACCTGGACGTGCTGCTGCTGGACCTGCCGCCCGGGACCGGCGACATCGCGATCTCGGTGGCCCAGCTCATCCCGGGTGCCGAGATCCTGGTCGTCACGACCCCTCAGCAGGCGGCGGCCGAGGTCGCCGAGCGGGCCGGTGCCATCGCGTTGCAGACCAAGCAGCGCGTCGCCGGTGTCATCGAGAACATGTCCTGGCTGGAGCTGCCCGACGGCAGCCGTCAGGAGCTGTTCGGTGCGGGCGGCGGCCAGACCGTGGCCGACTCACTCACCCGCTCGATCGGCGCCGAGGTGCCGCTGCTGGGCCAGATCCCGATCGACGTCCGGCTGCGCGAGGGCGCCGACTCCGGGATGCCAGTCGTCCTCGGCGAGCCGACCAGCGCGGCCGCCGTGGCGTTGCGCGGGATCGCCAAGGGCCTGGGCGCGCGCTCTCGCGGGCTCGCCGGACGCTCTCTGGGCCTGACACCCGCCGGCCGCTGA
- a CDS encoding serine hydrolase domain-containing protein: MRNITLTAAFMAAAGLTAALGAGPAQADDTTPLQTLQAGAQGALSDQPGAIGAIWDHGTEQTVRAGFNDQFMRVPADPTSQVRIGSNTKLFISTVLLQLEAEHKLSLDDTVDHWLPGWVNANGHDGTKITIRQLLNMTSGIPDYLDILDIQIWYYSDTDIHRIWSPRDLVNRATAVSGGTVGTYDYSNTNYVLAAEIIQAVTGRASGTEIQDRILTPLGMKDTTYPTTDPTLHGNWMHGYFLIRDTSFSSVSLTAGAGNMVSTLHDQAVFHAALLGGKLVPAQQMAELKTTVPIPDAPGNSFGLGIIKAEACGQTAWGYNGAVIGNYTSWIGNDDGTRQVLTANNEYHGIPTKGQGTFATAAVNALCRTTGVSPAIKLQATG, translated from the coding sequence ATGAGGAACATCACCCTGACGGCGGCGTTCATGGCAGCCGCTGGGCTGACCGCCGCTCTCGGCGCCGGCCCCGCACAGGCCGACGACACCACGCCGTTGCAAACCCTGCAAGCCGGTGCCCAGGGCGCGTTGTCTGACCAGCCCGGCGCGATCGGCGCGATCTGGGACCACGGCACCGAGCAGACCGTCCGTGCCGGCTTCAACGACCAGTTCATGCGCGTTCCCGCCGACCCAACGTCGCAGGTGCGGATCGGCAGCAACACCAAGCTGTTCATCTCCACCGTCCTGCTCCAGCTCGAGGCCGAGCACAAGCTCTCGCTCGACGACACCGTCGACCATTGGCTGCCCGGATGGGTCAACGCCAACGGGCACGACGGCACCAAGATCACCATCCGCCAGCTGCTCAACATGACGTCCGGCATCCCGGACTACCTGGACATCCTCGACATCCAGATCTGGTACTACTCCGACACGGACATCCACCGCATCTGGTCTCCGCGAGACCTGGTCAATCGAGCAACGGCCGTCTCCGGCGGCACCGTCGGCACCTACGACTACTCCAACACCAACTACGTGCTGGCAGCAGAGATCATCCAGGCTGTGACCGGGAGGGCCTCAGGGACGGAGATCCAGGACCGGATCCTGACACCGCTGGGGATGAAGGACACGACCTACCCCACAACCGACCCGACGTTGCACGGCAACTGGATGCACGGCTACTTCCTCATCCGCGACACGTCCTTCTCAAGTGTGTCGCTCACCGCAGGCGCCGGCAACATGGTGTCGACGTTGCACGACCAAGCGGTCTTCCACGCCGCGCTGCTCGGCGGGAAGCTCGTTCCTGCGCAGCAGATGGCCGAGCTGAAGACCACGGTCCCCATCCCGGACGCTCCCGGCAACAGCTTCGGGCTGGGCATCATCAAGGCCGAGGCCTGTGGCCAAACCGCCTGGGGTTACAACGGCGCGGTGATCGGCAACTACACCAGCTGGATCGGCAACGACGACGGCACCCGCCAGGTCCTCACCGCCAACAACGAGTACCACGGGATTCCGACCAAGGGTCAGGGCACCTTCGCGACGGCCGCCGTCAATGCGCTCTGCCGCACCACCGGTGTCTCTCCAGCCATCAAGCTCCAGGCCACGGGCTGA
- a CDS encoding DUF4185 domain-containing protein — MSDKKTLAQLGVSSRRAVLKGVTGAAAATALAGATARSASASRPTGMRMGPGPGIATRLQDLTGNAQTGRFGARYTDLGIPVRCPDGSMLFVGGDTWDGEHIFQGTWSCPVGLRSGSQDINNLTIDSCVGGAHVRQLVDEPHNPVPGGNTTAIPTDVFRVGNSLYMHLMRGLIYQAHHTDFWRSDDNGETWQFLCKWDDVNQYNGAFQQKTYAIADNNTAYVLSSRFNRDLVSDLILHRVPLDRLGDPSAYQPWGYNGGWGWGNPPSSVAQPRKWGELCFRAMDGKYGFSFFDAGDGIIKLQVIPVPEGDLFNTFQQPLILPGPQNVPDTANLVRNPYGGWIVPGSTFNDFHIIVSQWVQNPGPTDEYHFMHYRIDGIWNP; from the coding sequence ATGAGCGACAAGAAGACGCTGGCGCAGCTCGGTGTGAGCAGTCGACGCGCTGTGCTCAAGGGAGTGACGGGAGCTGCGGCCGCCACGGCTCTGGCCGGCGCGACCGCGAGATCGGCCTCTGCGTCGCGCCCGACCGGCATGCGGATGGGACCAGGACCGGGCATCGCCACCCGGCTGCAGGACCTGACCGGCAATGCACAGACCGGACGCTTCGGCGCCCGGTACACCGACCTCGGAATCCCGGTGCGGTGCCCGGACGGCTCGATGCTGTTCGTCGGCGGCGACACCTGGGACGGCGAGCACATCTTCCAAGGCACCTGGAGCTGCCCGGTCGGTCTGCGCTCCGGCAGCCAGGACATCAACAACCTCACCATCGACAGCTGCGTCGGCGGCGCCCACGTGCGCCAGCTGGTCGACGAGCCTCACAACCCGGTGCCGGGAGGCAACACGACGGCGATCCCGACCGACGTCTTCCGAGTCGGGAACAGCCTCTACATGCACCTGATGCGGGGCCTGATCTACCAGGCGCACCACACCGACTTCTGGCGCTCGGACGACAACGGTGAGACCTGGCAGTTCTTGTGCAAGTGGGACGACGTCAACCAGTACAACGGCGCGTTCCAGCAGAAGACGTACGCCATCGCGGACAACAACACCGCGTACGTTCTCTCCTCGCGCTTCAACCGCGACCTCGTCAGCGACCTGATCCTGCACCGCGTGCCGCTGGACCGCCTGGGTGACCCGTCGGCGTACCAGCCCTGGGGGTACAACGGCGGCTGGGGCTGGGGCAATCCGCCCTCCAGCGTTGCTCAACCGCGCAAGTGGGGCGAGCTGTGCTTCCGGGCCATGGACGGCAAGTACGGCTTCAGCTTCTTCGATGCGGGCGACGGCATCATCAAGCTCCAGGTCATCCCGGTCCCGGAGGGCGACCTGTTCAACACCTTCCAGCAGCCGCTCATCCTGCCTGGCCCGCAGAACGTCCCCGACACGGCAAACCTGGTGCGCAACCCGTACGGCGGCTGGATTGTGCCCGGGTCGACGTTCAACGACTTCCACATCATCGTCAGCCAGTGGGTCCAGAACCCTGGCCCGACCGACGAGTACCACTTCATGCACTACCGCATCGACGGCATCTGGAACCCGTAG
- a CDS encoding alpha/beta fold hydrolase → MSSRIRTRLSRGVVTAAAAVSMTAAAGGTAVAAPDRATGGGAGARTTAAAIPAISWGACQGKVPAGMECSTITVPIDYSSPAAGTTTLAAARIPATDKAHRIGVLMINPGGPGESGVSALPTFAEGMGPQVRAKFDIVAIDPRGTGGSAHVNCSRPWWVLPVLPAPSPVPTTQDQINQQNAWDAHQRGNCKASGGALLDHVSTADNARDMDAVRQSLGEKQISYYGVSYGTIVGQTFAAMFPSRVRAIVLDGTIDAKALTGPAHGLPAQVRTGQDAGMSQSIRSSMAQCDKAGPKACALAPNSLKKYDTVRKLMHTKPIGVPGLQLTEGYLDTAFGFQSYNPRNFPSMASLVNAIYRLYTAPLDPATYAAVLNAVVATLQSFGVLPAGMGSNYSDYGEIIGLGGGQQVACADQTSPATSVFPAVAAQREKRYPGGGSWVWGYSQCSQWPGSSASSYRGPWNTTLRTPPLILNTTHDPATPLAGALRTQQTIPGSRLIQVPGWGHGVIGRSTCAQAKTSAYFINRTLPVDGKCAIDKAFKVYGVS, encoded by the coding sequence ATGAGTAGTCGAATCAGGACGAGGCTGTCGCGCGGGGTCGTGACTGCTGCCGCAGCCGTGAGCATGACCGCCGCCGCAGGTGGCACCGCTGTAGCGGCCCCGGACCGCGCGACTGGTGGCGGCGCCGGAGCCAGGACGACCGCGGCTGCCATTCCTGCGATCAGCTGGGGCGCCTGTCAGGGCAAGGTGCCGGCCGGTATGGAGTGCAGCACCATCACGGTCCCAATCGACTACTCCTCGCCAGCTGCGGGTACGACGACGCTGGCCGCGGCCCGCATCCCGGCGACGGACAAGGCACACCGGATCGGCGTGCTCATGATCAATCCCGGAGGGCCGGGCGAGTCCGGGGTGTCCGCCCTTCCCACTTTCGCTGAGGGCATGGGCCCACAGGTGCGAGCCAAGTTCGACATCGTGGCGATCGACCCGCGGGGTACGGGCGGTTCGGCCCATGTGAACTGCTCCAGGCCATGGTGGGTGCTGCCCGTGCTTCCTGCGCCGAGCCCCGTGCCGACGACGCAGGACCAGATCAACCAGCAGAACGCCTGGGACGCCCACCAGCGTGGCAACTGCAAGGCCAGTGGCGGCGCGCTGCTCGATCACGTCTCGACTGCGGACAACGCACGTGACATGGATGCCGTACGACAGTCCTTGGGCGAGAAGCAGATCAGCTACTACGGGGTGTCCTACGGCACCATCGTCGGCCAGACCTTCGCCGCGATGTTCCCGAGCCGGGTGCGGGCCATCGTGCTCGATGGAACCATCGATGCCAAAGCACTGACCGGACCGGCTCATGGCCTCCCGGCCCAGGTTCGTACGGGTCAGGACGCCGGGATGAGCCAGTCGATTCGCAGCTCGATGGCGCAGTGCGACAAGGCCGGCCCCAAGGCGTGTGCCCTTGCGCCGAACTCGTTGAAGAAGTACGACACGGTGCGAAAGCTCATGCACACCAAGCCGATTGGCGTACCCGGACTGCAGCTGACCGAGGGCTACCTGGATACGGCCTTCGGCTTCCAGTCCTACAACCCCCGCAACTTCCCTTCGATGGCAAGCCTGGTCAACGCGATCTACCGGTTGTATACCGCGCCCCTAGACCCGGCGACGTACGCAGCGGTTCTGAACGCCGTGGTGGCGACGCTCCAGTCCTTCGGCGTCCTGCCGGCGGGGATGGGATCCAACTACTCCGACTACGGCGAGATCATCGGACTCGGTGGCGGGCAGCAGGTCGCGTGTGCGGATCAGACCTCGCCGGCGACGTCGGTGTTCCCAGCAGTCGCCGCCCAGCGGGAGAAGCGCTACCCCGGTGGGGGCTCGTGGGTCTGGGGCTACTCCCAGTGCTCGCAGTGGCCGGGATCGTCGGCGTCGTCGTATCGCGGCCCGTGGAACACCACGCTGCGCACACCGCCGCTGATCCTCAACACCACCCACGACCCGGCGACGCCCCTGGCCGGCGCCCTGCGGACGCAGCAGACGATTCCTGGCTCCCGCCTGATCCAGGTACCGGGCTGGGGCCACGGAGTCATCGGCCGCAGCACCTGCGCCCAGGCCAAGACGTCGGCGTACTTCATCAACCGGACCCTGCCAGTTGACGGCAAATGTGCCATCGACAAGGCCTTCAAGGTCTACGGCGTGAGCTGA
- a CDS encoding CoA-binding protein, translating into MTFEVSTQWGDPAVIRRTLAEGETWAVVGLSENPSRAAYGVSKLLQRNGKRIVPVHPNADTVHGEQGYATLADIPFKVDVVDVFVRSELAGDIADQAVQIGAKAVWFQLDVIDEAAYERTTAAGLDMVMDRCPAIEWPRLGPNAAATESA; encoded by the coding sequence ATGACCTTTGAGGTGAGCACGCAGTGGGGTGATCCCGCCGTCATTCGCAGGACCCTTGCCGAAGGCGAGACCTGGGCGGTGGTGGGCCTGTCGGAGAACCCGTCGCGAGCGGCGTACGGTGTCTCAAAACTGTTGCAGCGCAACGGAAAACGCATTGTGCCGGTCCACCCAAACGCGGACACCGTGCACGGCGAGCAGGGCTACGCCACGCTTGCTGACATCCCGTTCAAGGTCGACGTCGTCGATGTGTTCGTACGCTCCGAGCTGGCCGGCGACATCGCGGACCAGGCCGTGCAGATCGGGGCCAAGGCCGTCTGGTTCCAGCTCGACGTGATCGATGAGGCGGCCTATGAGCGGACGACCGCCGCCGGTCTCGACATGGTGATGGACCGCTGCCCGGCCATCGAGTGGCCGCGCCTCGGACCCAACGCTGCTGCGACGGAGTCGGCGTGA
- a CDS encoding MarR family winged helix-turn-helix transcriptional regulator produces the protein MPTADDDHLVEEWRALQGTYFRTSGALERRLEADFGIGLSEFETLDLTDGLMNTTEGSPCAMKDLREVSCLTQSALSRVVDRLEKAGLIERSICDQDRRAMFVRLTSAGVDLHRDAQRVHRELLRDNLAATS, from the coding sequence GTGCCAACAGCTGATGACGACCACCTCGTCGAGGAGTGGCGCGCCCTTCAGGGCACCTACTTCCGGACCTCGGGCGCGCTTGAGCGCCGGCTCGAGGCGGACTTCGGGATCGGTCTGAGCGAGTTCGAGACGCTCGACCTGACGGACGGTCTCATGAACACCACTGAGGGCAGCCCGTGCGCCATGAAGGACCTGCGCGAGGTCTCCTGTCTCACTCAGAGCGCCCTCTCGCGAGTCGTGGACCGCTTGGAGAAGGCCGGCCTCATCGAGCGCAGCATCTGCGACCAGGACCGTCGGGCCATGTTCGTCCGGCTGACCAGCGCCGGGGTCGACCTTCATCGCGACGCGCAACGCGTTCATCGTGAGCTGCTCCGGGACAACCTCGCGGCAACCAGCTGA
- a CDS encoding MFS transporter, translating to MTSAQLTQAPTVPTTDEPARWSARRWILLLTLCTVLALDGLDVSMVGVALPSIGTELSMDTASLQWIVSAYVLGYGSLLLLGGRLADLLGRRRIFLIALSVFAIASLVGGLVSDPELLIASRFVKGLAAAFTAPTGFSIITTTFKEGPERNKAISIYSTFGASGFSLGLIVGGLMTALSWRWTFLASVPLAVAAVALGMRYIPRDRPSEEGGHDVLGAATLTAGMLGTVYTLVSAPEAGWGSARTIVGFVLSAAVLAAFAAVEQRVPHPLIRFGILREGWVARANVSIVVLFGAYISFQFVVTLYLQSVLGWSPLAMAMALLPAGIVVILSAPFADALIERFTAPRLVIAAMAALAVGYTLFLRIGTTPAYATDILPSVILLGVGFGLGFPAINVLATSGIRNEEQGLAAGLIQSSGQVGAALVLAVTSALVSGAEGEKGNAEAMLDNYRPGLLLCLLVAVAGLLIAAAPGRRRARADRLDVELAD from the coding sequence GTGACCTCTGCACAGCTCACTCAAGCCCCTACTGTCCCCACTACCGATGAGCCGGCCCGTTGGTCTGCACGCCGCTGGATCCTGCTGCTCACGCTCTGCACCGTCCTTGCCTTGGACGGCCTGGACGTCTCGATGGTCGGCGTCGCGCTGCCCTCGATCGGCACCGAGCTGTCGATGGACACCGCGTCCCTGCAGTGGATCGTCTCGGCCTACGTCCTCGGATACGGCAGCCTGCTGCTCCTCGGCGGCCGGCTCGCCGACCTCCTCGGTCGACGTCGGATCTTCCTCATCGCCCTGAGCGTGTTCGCGATCGCTTCCCTCGTCGGCGGGCTGGTCAGCGACCCCGAGCTGCTGATCGCCTCGCGATTCGTCAAGGGTCTTGCGGCCGCCTTCACCGCGCCGACCGGCTTTTCGATCATCACGACGACCTTCAAGGAGGGCCCAGAACGCAACAAGGCCATCTCCATCTACTCGACCTTCGGCGCGAGCGGGTTCTCCCTCGGCCTGATCGTCGGCGGCCTCATGACCGCGCTCAGCTGGCGGTGGACCTTCCTCGCCTCGGTCCCACTCGCGGTGGCCGCAGTCGCCCTCGGCATGCGCTACATCCCGCGCGACCGACCCAGCGAGGAGGGCGGCCATGACGTCCTCGGCGCAGCAACTCTCACCGCCGGCATGCTCGGGACGGTCTACACGCTGGTCTCGGCGCCAGAGGCCGGCTGGGGCTCTGCCCGAACGATCGTCGGCTTCGTGCTCTCGGCAGCGGTGCTCGCGGCCTTCGCAGCGGTGGAGCAGCGTGTCCCGCACCCGCTCATCAGGTTTGGGATCCTGCGCGAGGGCTGGGTCGCTCGGGCCAACGTCAGCATCGTGGTGCTGTTCGGGGCCTACATCAGCTTCCAGTTCGTCGTGACGCTCTACCTGCAGTCGGTGCTGGGTTGGTCGCCGTTGGCGATGGCCATGGCTCTGCTGCCGGCCGGCATCGTGGTGATTCTGAGCGCACCGTTCGCGGATGCGCTGATCGAGCGGTTCACCGCACCGCGCCTGGTCATCGCTGCGATGGCTGCCCTGGCGGTGGGCTACACGCTCTTCCTGCGGATCGGTACGACTCCCGCGTACGCCACGGACATCCTGCCGTCCGTCATCCTGCTGGGTGTCGGTTTCGGGTTGGGCTTCCCGGCCATCAACGTGCTGGCCACCAGTGGCATCAGGAATGAGGAGCAGGGTCTGGCTGCAGGGCTCATCCAGTCCAGCGGCCAGGTCGGCGCAGCGCTCGTACTCGCCGTCACCTCGGCGCTGGTCTCCGGCGCCGAGGGCGAGAAGGGCAACGCGGAAGCGATGCTCGACAACTACCGGCCCGGTCTGCTCCTGTGCCTGCTGGTCGCGGTCGCCGGACTGCTGATCGCCGCAGCTCCGGGTCGCCGGCGGGCCCGGGCCGATCGGCTCGACGTGGAGCTGGCGGACTGA
- a CDS encoding preprotein translocase subunit TatA: protein MFGINTWEFFGLLVLAMLVIGPDRLPEYVGKLRDWIRQARDMAEGAKTQLKDQMGPEFQDIDWQQYDPRQYDPRKIVRQALFDEPADPPDGADPVAPIDAGSESAPPEMAQPFTQRFDPDRDTPWDLDAT from the coding sequence GTGTTCGGGATCAACACCTGGGAGTTCTTCGGACTCCTGGTCCTGGCCATGCTGGTGATCGGCCCCGACCGGCTGCCTGAATACGTCGGCAAGCTGCGCGACTGGATCCGTCAGGCACGAGACATGGCCGAGGGCGCCAAGACTCAGCTGAAGGACCAGATGGGCCCGGAGTTCCAGGACATCGACTGGCAGCAGTACGACCCGCGGCAGTACGACCCGCGCAAGATCGTGCGTCAGGCGTTGTTCGACGAGCCGGCCGATCCGCCGGACGGCGCCGATCCGGTCGCGCCGATCGACGCCGGGTCGGAGTCCGCGCCGCCGGAGATGGCTCAGCCCTTCACCCAGCGTTTCGACCCGGACCGCGACACCCCCTGGGACCTCGACGCCACGTGA